A window of the Haloarcula litorea genome harbors these coding sequences:
- the trpE gene encoding anthranilate synthase component I translates to MTLDVDREAFVAAAGDADRPVVVRAAATLDADVDPLDAYAALSGRTADVTAGDYTFLLESAEKVASSDPDGAFAPETDDRHARFSFVGYEPRAVVTVTGDDSEVEVFDDRYADLVSTNGGDVLDDLRAAMPDVERRHFPEMDRQHLEGGLVGFLSYDAVYDLWLDEVGLERPDSRFPDAQFVLSTATLRFDHLEDRVELVFTPVLREGEDADARYDELLAEVDRVERALREAETPATGGFRREAEVAGPQDEYEDAVERAKEYVLSGDIYQGVVSRTRELYGDVDPLGFYEALREVNPSPYMYLLGYDDLHIVGASPETLVSVAGDHVVSNPIAGTCQRGNSPVEDRRLAGEMLADGKERAEHTMLVDLARNDVRRVAEAGSVRVQEFMNVLKYSHVQHIESTVTGTLAADRDAFDAARATFPAGTLSGAPKIRAMEIIDELERSPRGPYGGGVGYVDWGGDADFAIVIRSATVEADAALPDADGTADRITVQAGAGIVADSDPESEYVETEQKMDGVLAALERIEADDAGPDGAEAPAGVDR, encoded by the coding sequence GTGACCCTCGACGTCGACCGCGAGGCGTTCGTCGCGGCCGCCGGGGACGCCGACCGGCCGGTGGTCGTCCGCGCGGCCGCGACGCTGGACGCCGACGTCGACCCGCTCGACGCCTACGCCGCCCTCTCGGGCCGGACCGCCGACGTGACGGCGGGCGACTACACCTTCCTGCTGGAGAGCGCCGAGAAGGTGGCCTCCAGCGACCCCGACGGCGCGTTCGCCCCGGAGACGGACGACCGCCACGCCCGGTTCTCCTTCGTGGGCTACGAACCGCGCGCGGTCGTGACGGTCACGGGGGACGACAGCGAGGTCGAGGTGTTCGACGACCGCTACGCCGACCTCGTGAGCACGAACGGCGGCGACGTGCTCGACGACCTGCGGGCGGCGATGCCCGACGTCGAGCGCCGGCACTTCCCGGAGATGGACCGCCAGCACCTCGAAGGGGGGCTGGTCGGCTTCCTCTCGTACGACGCCGTCTACGACCTCTGGCTGGACGAGGTGGGTCTCGAGCGACCCGACTCCCGCTTCCCGGACGCCCAGTTCGTCCTCTCGACGGCGACGCTGCGGTTCGACCACCTCGAGGACCGCGTCGAACTCGTCTTCACGCCCGTCCTGCGCGAGGGCGAGGACGCCGACGCCCGCTACGACGAACTGCTGGCCGAGGTCGACCGCGTCGAGCGGGCGCTGCGCGAGGCCGAGACCCCCGCGACCGGCGGCTTCCGCCGCGAGGCCGAGGTCGCCGGGCCGCAGGACGAGTACGAGGACGCCGTCGAGCGCGCCAAGGAGTACGTCCTCTCGGGGGACATCTACCAGGGCGTCGTCTCGCGGACCCGCGAGCTGTACGGCGACGTCGACCCGCTGGGGTTCTACGAGGCGCTGCGCGAGGTGAACCCCTCGCCGTACATGTACCTGCTGGGGTACGACGACCTCCACATCGTCGGCGCGAGCCCCGAGACGCTGGTGTCGGTCGCCGGCGACCACGTCGTCTCGAACCCCATCGCCGGCACCTGCCAGCGCGGGAACTCCCCCGTCGAGGACCGGCGGCTGGCCGGCGAGATGCTCGCAGACGGGAAGGAGCGGGCCGAACACACGATGCTGGTCGACCTCGCGCGCAACGACGTGCGCCGAGTGGCCGAGGCCGGCTCCGTACGAGTCCAGGAGTTCATGAACGTCCTGAAGTACAGCCACGTCCAGCACATCGAGTCCACCGTCACGGGGACGCTGGCCGCCGATCGTGACGCCTTCGACGCCGCCCGCGCGACCTTCCCCGCCGGGACGCTCTCGGGCGCGCCGAAGATCCGCGCGATGGAGATCATCGACGAGCTGGAGCGGTCGCCGCGCGGCCCCTACGGCGGCGGCGTCGGCTACGTCGACTGGGGCGGCGACGCCGACTTCGCCATCGTCATCCGCTCGGCGACGGTCGAGGCCGACGCGGCGCTGCCCGACGCCGACGGGACCGCCGACCGGATCACCGTCCAGGCGGGGGCCGGCATCGTCGCGGACTCGGACCCAGAGAGCGAGTACGTCGAGACCGAGCAGAAGATGGACGGCGTGCTGGCGGCGCTGGAGCGGATCGAGGCCGACGACGCCGGGCCGGACGGGGCCGAGGCCCCCGCGGGGGTGGACCGATGA
- the carB gene encoding carbamoyl-phosphate synthase large subunit produces the protein MTAEEDRTILLIGSGPIKIGQAAEFDYSGAQACRALQEEGARVVLVNSNPATIMTDPEMADKVYLEPINTEAISEIIRKEQPDGVIAGLGGQTGLNVTAELAEEGVLEEHDVEVMGTPLDTIYATEDRDLFRERMEEIGEPVPRSVTINSVDEVEDAVDEVGGLPVIMRTTYTLGGQGSGVVDEMDELKERVRKGLRLSRNNEVMITESIDGWVELEYEVMRDADDSCIIICNMENIDPMGIHTGESTVVTPSQVIPDEGHQEMRDSALKVIRELGIEGGCNIQHAWRDDGTPGGEYRVVEVNPRVSRSSALASKATGYPIARVTAKVALGKRLHEIDNEITGETTAAFEPAIDYVVTKVPRWPIDKFTDTEFELSTAMKSTGEAMSIGRTFPESMLKALRSSEYDPAVDFDEVDDDELESAYLERPSPDRPYAIFEAFMRGYTTKEVVELTDIHEWYVERFGEIADAAQAAMEGDFETAAQAGFTDQEITALAGGEFNDTHRSWLPAALDADDGDGQAVEAATDGSGIAVEDVESETTDRDYKLVDTCAGEFKATTPYYYSTRDPISGIDRNELQIDPDVESVVVVGGGPIRIGQGVEFDYCSVHAVRALEELDIDAHIVNNNPETVSTDYDTSDGLFFEPITAEEVADVVESTDADGVMVQFGGQTSVDIGEPLEDELDRRDLDCEILGTSVEAMDLAEDRDRFNRLMADLGIAQAEGGSATSKEEALELAHEIGYPVLVRPSYVLGGRAMDVVYNDEDLETYIEEAVRVSPDKPILVDEFLADAVELDVDAVADEDDVLIGGVMEHVETAGVHSGDSACMIPPRSQEIEAVMPRIREVVEDIAEALETVGLLNVQLAVRDGEVYVLEANPRSSRTVPFISKTTGVPIAKLAAQVMAGASLDELDAEEHIPDQVSVKEVVLPFDRLPDSDPRLGPEMKSTGEVMGTAGSFGKAYQKAQMSVGKPIPLEGTALVDLPVLGFEEHFETKDLDDYADTEAVVQAIQDGEIDLVISRDRDVLEACVEETVTYFSTLESAEAALEAINAADQPLSVQAIDERPKTQREWGSE, from the coding sequence ATGACAGCCGAGGAAGACCGCACGATCCTGCTCATCGGGAGCGGCCCCATCAAGATCGGACAGGCCGCCGAGTTCGACTACTCCGGCGCACAGGCCTGTCGGGCGCTCCAGGAGGAGGGCGCACGCGTCGTACTGGTCAACTCCAACCCGGCGACCATCATGACCGACCCGGAGATGGCCGACAAGGTGTACCTCGAACCCATCAACACCGAGGCCATCAGCGAGATCATCCGGAAGGAACAGCCCGACGGCGTCATCGCCGGCCTGGGCGGCCAGACCGGGCTGAACGTCACCGCCGAGCTCGCCGAGGAGGGCGTCCTCGAGGAACACGACGTCGAGGTGATGGGCACGCCGCTTGACACCATCTACGCGACCGAGGACCGCGACCTCTTCCGCGAGCGGATGGAGGAGATCGGCGAGCCCGTCCCGCGCTCGGTCACCATCAACAGCGTCGACGAGGTCGAGGACGCCGTCGACGAGGTCGGCGGCCTCCCGGTCATCATGCGGACCACCTACACGCTGGGCGGACAGGGTTCGGGCGTCGTCGACGAGATGGACGAACTCAAAGAGCGCGTCCGGAAGGGGCTGCGCCTCTCCCGGAACAACGAGGTGATGATCACCGAGTCCATCGACGGCTGGGTCGAGCTCGAGTACGAGGTGATGCGGGACGCCGACGACTCCTGTATCATCATCTGCAACATGGAGAACATCGACCCGATGGGCATCCACACCGGGGAGTCGACGGTCGTGACGCCCTCGCAGGTCATCCCCGACGAGGGCCACCAGGAGATGCGCGACTCCGCGCTGAAGGTCATCCGCGAGCTCGGCATCGAGGGCGGCTGTAACATCCAGCACGCCTGGCGCGACGACGGGACGCCGGGCGGCGAGTACAGGGTCGTCGAGGTCAACCCCCGCGTCTCCCGCTCCTCGGCGCTGGCCTCGAAGGCGACGGGCTACCCCATCGCCCGCGTCACCGCGAAGGTCGCCCTCGGCAAGCGCCTCCACGAGATCGACAACGAGATCACCGGCGAGACGACCGCCGCCTTCGAGCCCGCGATCGACTACGTCGTGACGAAGGTGCCCCGCTGGCCCATCGACAAGTTCACCGACACGGAGTTCGAGCTCTCGACGGCGATGAAGTCGACCGGCGAGGCGATGTCCATCGGTCGGACCTTCCCCGAGTCGATGCTGAAGGCGCTGCGCTCCTCGGAGTACGACCCCGCCGTCGACTTCGACGAGGTCGACGACGACGAGCTCGAGTCGGCGTACCTCGAACGCCCCAGCCCCGACCGTCCCTACGCCATCTTCGAGGCGTTTATGCGCGGCTACACCACGAAGGAGGTCGTCGAGCTGACCGACATCCACGAGTGGTACGTCGAGCGGTTCGGCGAGATCGCCGACGCCGCCCAGGCCGCGATGGAGGGCGACTTCGAGACGGCCGCCCAGGCCGGCTTCACCGACCAGGAGATCACCGCGCTGGCCGGCGGCGAGTTCAACGACACCCACCGCTCGTGGCTGCCCGCCGCCCTCGACGCCGACGACGGCGACGGCCAGGCGGTCGAGGCCGCCACCGACGGCTCCGGGATCGCCGTCGAGGACGTCGAGAGCGAGACGACCGACCGCGACTACAAGCTGGTCGACACCTGCGCCGGCGAGTTCAAGGCGACGACGCCGTACTACTACTCGACGCGGGACCCGATCTCGGGCATCGACCGCAACGAACTGCAGATCGACCCCGACGTCGAGAGCGTCGTCGTGGTCGGCGGCGGCCCCATCCGCATCGGCCAGGGCGTGGAGTTCGACTACTGTTCGGTCCACGCGGTGCGGGCTCTGGAGGAGCTCGACATCGACGCCCACATCGTCAACAACAACCCCGAGACGGTGTCGACGGACTACGACACCTCCGACGGGCTCTTCTTCGAGCCGATCACGGCCGAGGAGGTCGCCGACGTCGTCGAGTCCACCGACGCCGACGGCGTGATGGTCCAGTTCGGCGGTCAGACCTCCGTCGACATCGGCGAGCCCCTGGAGGACGAACTCGACCGGCGTGACCTCGACTGTGAGATCCTCGGGACCAGCGTCGAGGCGATGGACCTCGCCGAAGACCGCGACCGCTTCAACAGGCTGATGGCGGACCTCGGGATCGCACAGGCCGAGGGCGGTTCCGCGACCAGCAAGGAGGAGGCCCTGGAGCTGGCCCACGAGATCGGCTACCCCGTGCTGGTCCGCCCGAGCTACGTCCTCGGTGGTCGTGCGATGGACGTCGTCTACAACGACGAGGACTTAGAGACCTACATCGAGGAGGCCGTCCGCGTCTCCCCGGACAAGCCGATCCTCGTCGACGAGTTCCTCGCCGACGCCGTCGAGCTGGACGTCGACGCCGTCGCCGACGAGGACGACGTCCTCATCGGCGGCGTGATGGAACACGTCGAGACCGCCGGCGTCCACTCCGGAGACTCGGCGTGTATGATCCCGCCCCGTTCCCAGGAGATCGAGGCCGTGATGCCCCGCATCCGCGAGGTCGTCGAGGACATCGCCGAGGCCCTGGAGACGGTCGGCCTGCTGAACGTCCAGCTCGCGGTGCGTGACGGCGAGGTGTACGTCCTGGAGGCCAATCCCCGCTCCTCGCGGACGGTCCCGTTCATCTCGAAGACGACGGGCGTCCCAATCGCGAAGCTCGCGGCGCAGGTGATGGCCGGCGCGTCGCTGGACGAGCTGGACGCCGAGGAGCACATCCCCGACCAGGTCTCGGTCAAGGAGGTCGTCCTCCCGTTCGACCGCCTGCCGGACTCCGACCCGCGGCTGGGGCCGGAGATGAAGTCCACGGGCGAGGTGATGGGCACCGCCGGCTCCTTCGGCAAGGCCTACCAGAAGGCACAGATGAGCGTCGGCAAGCCCATCCCGCTCGAGGGGACCGCTCTCGTCGATCTGCCGGTGCTTGGCTTCGAGGAACACTTCGAGACCAAGGACCTCGACGACTACGCGGACACCGAGGCCGTCGTCCAGGCCATCCAGGACGGCGAGATCGACCTCGTGATCTCGCGTGACCGGGACGTGCTCGAGGCCTGCGTCGAGGAGACGGTCACCTACTTCTCGACGCTGGAGAGCGCAGAGGCGGCCCTGGAGGCCATCAACGCCGCCGACCAGCCGCTGTCGGTCCAGGCCATCGACGAGCGGCCCAAGACCCAGCGCGAGTGGGGGAGCGAGTAG
- a CDS encoding 4a-hydroxytetrahydrobiopterin dehydratase, whose translation MTDLLSDAEIAERVPDGWERDGDEIVRTYEFDAYLDAAGFLGAAAGVAEDAFHHPEMTITWGEVEVRLTTHDAGGITEKDIDLAERFDGIYD comes from the coding sequence ATGACGGACCTGCTATCCGACGCGGAGATCGCGGAGCGCGTCCCCGACGGCTGGGAGCGCGACGGGGACGAGATCGTCCGGACGTACGAGTTCGACGCCTACCTCGACGCCGCGGGCTTCCTGGGGGCCGCGGCGGGCGTCGCCGAGGACGCCTTCCACCACCCGGAGATGACGATCACCTGGGGGGAGGTCGAGGTCCGTCTCACGACCCACGACGCCGGCGGCATCACGGAGAAAGACATCGACCTGGCCGAGCGGTTCGACGGCATCTACGACTGA
- the trpD gene encoding anthranilate phosphoribosyltransferase has product MQEYIERVTDGEDLTQDEAREVATLVFEEATEAQIGALLTALRAKGETEAEIAGFAEGMRDAARTIDPDREGLVDTCGTGGDDYDTINVSTTSAIVAAGAGVPVAKHGNYSVSSSSGSADVLEVAGVDVEAEPPAVEDTIEEDGIGFMLAPVFHPAMKAVIGPRKELGMRTVFNILGPLTNPAGADAQVVGVYDPDLVPILAEALARLPVERALVVHGSGLDEIAIHGETVVAEVTGDSISEYTITPEDMGLETRDIAEVAGGSPEANAEDLRGIVEGRVGGAKRDIILANAGAAIYVAGVADSHEAGVELAREAIESGDAAAKLEDLVAA; this is encoded by the coding sequence ATGCAGGAGTACATCGAGCGCGTCACGGACGGCGAGGACTTGACACAGGACGAGGCACGCGAGGTCGCGACGCTCGTCTTCGAGGAAGCGACGGAGGCCCAGATCGGGGCGCTGCTGACCGCGCTCCGGGCGAAAGGCGAGACCGAGGCCGAGATCGCGGGCTTCGCGGAGGGGATGCGCGACGCGGCCCGGACGATCGACCCCGACCGCGAGGGGCTGGTCGACACCTGCGGGACCGGGGGTGACGACTACGACACGATCAACGTCTCGACGACGAGCGCCATCGTCGCGGCGGGTGCGGGCGTCCCCGTCGCCAAGCACGGCAACTACTCGGTGTCGTCTTCCTCCGGGAGCGCGGACGTCCTGGAAGTGGCCGGCGTCGACGTCGAGGCCGAGCCGCCGGCCGTCGAAGACACCATCGAGGAGGACGGGATCGGCTTCATGCTCGCACCCGTCTTCCACCCGGCGATGAAGGCCGTCATCGGGCCACGGAAGGAACTGGGGATGCGGACCGTGTTCAACATCCTCGGCCCGCTGACCAACCCCGCCGGCGCGGACGCGCAGGTCGTCGGCGTCTACGACCCCGATCTGGTGCCGATCCTCGCGGAGGCGCTCGCCCGCCTGCCGGTCGAGCGGGCGCTGGTCGTCCACGGCAGCGGCCTCGACGAGATCGCCATCCACGGCGAGACGGTCGTCGCGGAGGTGACCGGCGACTCCATCTCCGAGTACACCATCACGCCCGAGGACATGGGGCTGGAGACGCGGGACATCGCCGAGGTCGCGGGCGGCTCGCCGGAGGCCAACGCCGAGGACCTGCGGGGCATCGTCGAGGGTCGCGTCGGCGGGGCCAAGCGGGACATCATCCTCGCGAACGCGGGCGCGGCCATCTACGTCGCCGGCGTCGCCGACAGCCACGAGGCGGGCGTCGAGCTGGCTCGGGAGGCCATCGAGTCGGGCGACGCCGCCGCCAAGCTGGAGGACCTGGTCGCGGCATGA
- the lwrS gene encoding LWR-salt protein gives MTVQPAAPADAPAHYVFGVTFRLAPERGVTVDPDRFETTLYRAADPPGEDGWLFFRDNLWRGKLADEAEFRRLAGDALGVPVESASFSELRTTPGHLDDLKAAIADDLGAFNADDVTEVLSKYLGSSIRVVDAE, from the coding sequence CTGACCGTGCAGCCGGCCGCGCCCGCCGACGCACCGGCCCACTACGTCTTCGGGGTCACGTTCCGGCTGGCCCCCGAGCGCGGTGTCACGGTGGACCCGGACCGCTTCGAGACGACGCTGTACCGCGCGGCCGACCCGCCGGGGGAGGACGGCTGGCTGTTCTTCCGCGACAACCTCTGGCGAGGGAAGCTGGCCGACGAGGCGGAGTTCCGACGGCTGGCCGGGGACGCGCTGGGCGTGCCGGTCGAGTCGGCGTCGTTCAGCGAACTCCGGACGACGCCCGGCCACCTCGACGACCTGAAGGCGGCCATCGCCGACGACCTCGGGGCGTTCAACGCCGACGACGTGACCGAGGTGCTGTCGAAGTACCTGGGCTCCTCGATCCGGGTCGTCGACGCGGAGTGA
- a CDS encoding NAD(P)/FAD-dependent oxidoreductase: MSTSHVIIGDGIAGASAAETIREADPDADVTVITDEGEALYNRILIKEFAKGKLPEAPISIHEPGWYEERDIDLQLNTHVTDVDPEAHEIHTHRGDTYEYDKLLVATGGTPAQLPVEHSDAEGVDHFWTFQDARSIAENAEDADQGIIVGAGLLGIDLAAVCGAQGVDAKYLMRGNRWWRYALSEDGAEIIHDALRENGVEPVFDSGVDHFEVDDDGHITAAVDPDGNRYEGDWAGVAIGLDFNTEFLAGSGIELDDGIVVDEHMQTNLEDVYAAGDITQFYDTILDDRAQNGAWGSAKEQGSVAGTNMVADAEEDTFRWVSSYSITHFDFPFLSFGHPTRGDDEAERKYSDSEWRRLAFEDGQLVGGVLIGDLSQQSAFKQLIREERQVADKKELLLEKEVDLEEVKAQTAAPAE; the protein is encoded by the coding sequence ATGAGCACGTCGCACGTGATTATCGGTGACGGCATCGCGGGTGCGTCCGCGGCCGAGACGATTCGGGAAGCGGACCCGGACGCTGACGTGACCGTCATCACCGACGAGGGGGAAGCGCTGTACAACCGGATTCTCATCAAGGAGTTCGCGAAGGGGAAACTGCCCGAGGCTCCGATCTCCATCCACGAACCCGGGTGGTACGAGGAACGGGACATCGACCTCCAGCTCAACACACACGTCACGGACGTCGACCCCGAGGCCCACGAGATCCACACCCACAGGGGCGACACCTACGAGTACGACAAGCTGCTGGTCGCGACCGGCGGTACGCCCGCCCAGCTGCCCGTCGAGCACAGCGACGCCGAGGGCGTCGATCACTTCTGGACGTTCCAGGACGCCCGCTCGATCGCCGAGAACGCCGAGGACGCCGATCAGGGCATCATCGTCGGCGCGGGCCTGCTGGGTATCGACCTCGCCGCCGTCTGTGGCGCACAGGGGGTCGACGCGAAGTACCTGATGCGTGGCAACCGCTGGTGGCGCTACGCGCTCTCGGAGGACGGGGCGGAGATCATCCACGACGCCCTGCGCGAGAACGGCGTCGAGCCGGTGTTCGACTCCGGCGTCGACCACTTCGAGGTCGACGACGACGGCCACATCACGGCCGCCGTCGACCCGGACGGTAACCGCTACGAGGGCGACTGGGCCGGCGTCGCCATCGGGCTGGACTTCAACACGGAGTTCCTCGCGGGGTCGGGCATCGAACTCGACGACGGCATCGTCGTCGACGAGCACATGCAGACCAACCTCGAGGACGTCTACGCGGCCGGCGACATCACGCAGTTCTACGACACCATCCTCGACGACCGCGCGCAGAACGGGGCGTGGGGCTCGGCCAAGGAGCAGGGGTCGGTCGCCGGCACCAATATGGTCGCCGACGCCGAGGAGGACACCTTCCGGTGGGTCTCCTCGTACTCCATCACGCACTTCGACTTCCCGTTCCTCTCGTTCGGTCACCCGACCCGGGGCGACGACGAGGCCGAGCGGAAGTACTCCGACAGCGAGTGGCGGCGGCTCGCCTTCGAGGACGGCCAGCTGGTCGGCGGCGTGCTCATCGGCGACCTCTCCCAGCAGTCCGCGTTCAAGCAGCTCATCCGCGAGGAGCGACAGGTCGCGGACAAGAAGGAGCTGCTGCTGGAGAAGGAGGTCGACCTCGAGGAAGTGAAGGCCCAGACCGCCGCGCCCGCGGAGTAA
- a CDS encoding DUF7124 domain-containing protein yields MDGGSGDMTLAFDLDALKELAEPDSVFNDARQWSEYVGVISDQPTYVVTNFTRKHRIRQDFFSGPRGREESLENVGEQFDTDRHVFVGTDGDDADLAEAAGWEYLPVEQAADAAGWELGEPQPPEATTSDDDGDERDDWP; encoded by the coding sequence ATGGACGGCGGCAGCGGCGACATGACCCTCGCGTTCGACCTCGACGCGCTGAAGGAGCTGGCCGAGCCCGACAGCGTGTTCAACGACGCTCGGCAGTGGTCGGAGTACGTCGGCGTCATCTCCGACCAGCCGACGTACGTCGTCACCAACTTCACGCGCAAGCACCGCATCAGACAGGACTTCTTCTCCGGCCCGCGGGGCCGCGAGGAGAGCCTGGAGAACGTCGGCGAGCAGTTCGACACCGACCGGCACGTCTTCGTCGGGACCGACGGGGACGACGCCGACCTCGCGGAGGCGGCCGGCTGGGAGTACCTCCCGGTCGAACAGGCCGCCGACGCCGCCGGCTGGGAGCTGGGCGAGCCACAGCCACCGGAGGCGACGACGAGCGACGACGACGGCGACGAGCGCGACGACTGGCCCTGA
- a CDS encoding DUF6149 family protein: MKLRQNVKHFAAKQALTLPVVGQAVNDRLVDLHTNVFAEKADEARADERRPHLDDFFDATMDTYVAALDAGFPEAEAREITHVQANFDFYNHGWTEMMEFPADELEVHYERYDEFFEAHGITIDDPLGEFRPADGVREAPSTPEKLDDPDHPHAEGGFADDVYVETEDGEVVVGGQAEPDEVDVDEAPGVDGRADD, from the coding sequence ATGAAGCTCCGTCAGAACGTCAAGCACTTCGCGGCCAAGCAGGCGCTGACCCTCCCCGTCGTCGGACAGGCGGTCAACGACCGGCTGGTCGACCTCCACACGAACGTGTTCGCCGAGAAGGCCGACGAGGCGCGGGCCGACGAGCGCAGACCGCACCTCGACGACTTCTTCGACGCGACGATGGACACCTACGTCGCGGCGCTGGACGCCGGTTTCCCGGAAGCGGAGGCCCGGGAGATCACACACGTCCAGGCCAACTTCGACTTCTACAACCACGGCTGGACGGAGATGATGGAGTTCCCCGCCGACGAACTCGAAGTGCACTACGAGCGATACGACGAGTTCTTCGAGGCACACGGCATCACTATCGACGACCCGCTGGGCGAGTTCAGGCCCGCCGACGGCGTCCGGGAGGCCCCGTCGACGCCCGAGAAGCTCGACGATCCCGACCACCCCCACGCGGAGGGCGGCTTCGCCGACGACGTCTACGTCGAGACCGAGGACGGCGAGGTCGTGGTCGGCGGGCAGGCGGAACCAGACGAGGTCGACGTCGACGAGGCCCCCGGCGTCGACGGTCGCGCCGACGACTGA
- a CDS encoding phosphoribosylanthranilate isomerase gives MTRAKVCGVTTAADRDAVVAAGADAVGVVHGVPVDTPREVDEATAASLVGGVPPLVTSVLVTMPATVEEAVDRVAAVGPDAVQVHDGLSPAELGALAERIDQQVIAVVDPEGDAVADYAARADAVLVDSVDAEGAGGTGETHDWERTRDLVAAVDVPVVLAGGLTPGNVAAAVETVRPFAVDVASGVEASGGVKDHDAVARFVAEATRPEVAV, from the coding sequence ATGACCCGCGCGAAGGTGTGTGGCGTGACGACCGCCGCGGACCGCGACGCCGTCGTCGCGGCCGGGGCCGACGCGGTCGGGGTCGTCCACGGCGTCCCCGTCGACACGCCACGGGAGGTCGACGAGGCCACCGCGGCGTCGCTCGTCGGCGGCGTCCCGCCGCTGGTGACCAGCGTCCTGGTGACGATGCCGGCGACGGTCGAGGAGGCGGTCGACCGCGTCGCGGCTGTCGGCCCCGACGCCGTCCAGGTCCACGACGGGCTCTCGCCGGCGGAACTGGGCGCGCTCGCCGAGCGGATCGACCAGCAGGTGATCGCCGTCGTCGACCCCGAGGGCGACGCCGTCGCCGACTACGCGGCCCGCGCCGACGCCGTCCTCGTCGACTCCGTCGACGCCGAGGGGGCCGGCGGCACCGGCGAGACCCACGACTGGGAACGGACCCGCGACCTGGTCGCGGCCGTCGACGTGCCCGTGGTGCTCGCGGGCGGGCTCACGCCCGGGAACGTCGCCGCGGCCGTCGAGACGGTCCGGCCGTTCGCCGTCGACGTGGCCAGCGGCGTGGAGGCGTCGGGCGGCGTCAAGGATCACGACGCCGTCGCGCGGTTCGTCGCCGAGGCGACTCGCCCGGAGGTGGCGGTGTGA
- the trpG gene encoding anthranilate synthase component II, whose protein sequence is MSAGRATDTSGVAGEDRRVLFIDNFDSFTYNLVEYVSEHAATEVVRNTATLDEVRAFDPDAVVVSPGPGHPKNDRDVGVTMDVLREVSPEVPTLGVCLGLEAAVYAYGGSVGRAPEPIHGKAFPIDHDGQGVFEGLEQGFQGGRYHSLIASEVPESFDVTATTTTDDGTELVMGVRHREYPIEAVQFHPESVLTAVGHDVVRNFLAGV, encoded by the coding sequence ATGAGCGCCGGGCGGGCGACGGACACGAGCGGCGTCGCCGGCGAGGACCGGCGCGTCCTCTTTATCGACAACTTCGACTCGTTCACCTACAACCTCGTCGAGTACGTCTCCGAGCACGCCGCGACCGAGGTGGTCCGGAACACGGCGACGCTCGACGAGGTGCGGGCGTTCGACCCCGACGCCGTCGTCGTCTCGCCTGGGCCGGGCCACCCGAAGAACGACCGCGACGTGGGCGTGACGATGGACGTCCTCCGGGAGGTTAGCCCCGAGGTGCCGACGCTGGGCGTCTGTCTCGGCCTGGAGGCGGCCGTCTACGCCTACGGCGGCTCGGTCGGGCGCGCGCCCGAACCGATCCACGGCAAGGCCTTCCCCATCGACCACGACGGGCAGGGCGTCTTCGAAGGGCTGGAACAGGGGTTCCAGGGCGGACGCTACCACTCGCTGATCGCCAGCGAGGTGCCCGAGTCGTTCGACGTGACGGCGACGACCACCACCGACGACGGGACCGAACTGGTGATGGGCGTGCGCCACCGCGAGTACCCCATCGAGGCCGTGCAGTTCCACCCGGAGTCGGTGCTGACCGCCGTCGGTCACGACGTCGTCCGGAACTTCCTCGCCGGCGTCTGA
- a CDS encoding DUF5815 family protein: MAEPRVPGGRESELELPCGEVVDTHDDLHMGIRAYDCDCGERHAVVLDAHPLARWVPEFLVEVLDETVEPTDDHDEFTTAHLMGIVMEEFPEKVAAIDSSEDGAVGFSMAWVTDFDSRRLHEIVVELLVELMEHAVSHAEDDAVMEEFEEQMLQFDVGAFVEEYRAERNFDDRHDSAV; encoded by the coding sequence ATGGCAGAACCGCGCGTGCCCGGCGGGCGCGAGTCCGAGCTCGAACTCCCCTGTGGCGAGGTCGTCGACACCCACGACGACCTCCACATGGGGATCCGTGCCTACGACTGCGACTGCGGTGAGCGTCACGCCGTCGTGCTGGACGCCCACCCGCTGGCCCGGTGGGTGCCGGAGTTCCTCGTCGAGGTGCTCGACGAGACCGTCGAGCCGACGGACGACCACGACGAGTTCACCACGGCCCACCTGATGGGCATCGTGATGGAGGAGTTCCCCGAGAAGGTCGCGGCCATCGACAGCTCCGAGGACGGCGCGGTCGGCTTCTCGATGGCGTGGGTCACGGACTTCGACTCCCGCCGGCTCCACGAGATCGTCGTGGAACTGCTGGTCGAACTGATGGAACACGCCGTCAGCCACGCGGAGGACGACGCCGTGATGGAGGAGTTCGAGGAGCAGATGCTCCAGTTCGACGTGGGCGCGTTCGTCGAGGAGTACCGCGCGGAACGGAACTTCGACGACCGGCACGACTCGGCGGTGTGA